In Microcoleus sp. FACHB-831, one genomic interval encodes:
- the menH gene encoding 2-succinyl-6-hydroxy-2,4-cyclohexadiene-1-carboxylate synthase produces MSIKFNYSLSGSRDRQIILFLHGFLGDRADFAQVISLLSEQFYCLAVDLPGHGKTRVVGGDESYTMPNTARALVDLLDSLNIERCFLVGYSMGGRLALYLALNFPERFPKIVLESASPGLKTQQERDARIQHDFKLASQLETSDLSSFLANWYNQPLFASLKKHPEFNRIIESKLQNNPFELARALRNLSTGCQPCLWDKLKQNGNPLLLLAGEYDNKFISINTEMASLCEAARLEIISSCGHNIHFEDVNAFVKQIRQFFS; encoded by the coding sequence ATGAGTATTAAATTTAACTATTCTTTAAGCGGTAGTCGAGATCGGCAAATAATTTTATTCTTGCATGGATTTTTAGGCGATCGCGCTGACTTTGCTCAAGTTATATCATTATTATCTGAACAATTTTATTGTCTTGCAGTTGACCTTCCCGGACATGGAAAAACCAGGGTTGTAGGTGGCGATGAATCTTATACTATGCCCAACACTGCCCGTGCCTTAGTTGATTTGCTAGATAGTTTAAACATTGAACGATGTTTTTTAGTTGGTTATTCGATGGGCGGACGATTGGCTTTGTATCTAGCCCTAAATTTTCCCGAACGTTTCCCTAAAATTGTGCTTGAATCGGCTTCCCCCGGCTTGAAAACCCAACAGGAACGCGATGCACGAATTCAACACGATTTTAAACTAGCAAGTCAACTAGAAACAAGCGATTTATCATCATTTTTAGCCAATTGGTATAATCAACCACTTTTCGCTTCTCTAAAGAAGCATCCAGAATTTAACCGCATAATAGAGTCTAAATTACAAAACAATCCATTTGAGTTGGCTAGAGCGCTCCGCAATCTTAGCACGGGTTGTCAGCCTTGTCTGTGGGATAAGTTGAAGCAGAATGGGAATCCTCTACTTTTGCTAGCTGGTGAATATGATAATAAATTTATATCAATTAATACCGAAATGGCTAGCCTTTGCGAAGCTGCACGCTTAGAGATAATTAGTAGTTGCGGTCATAATATCCACTTTGAAGATGTAAATGCTTTTGTTAAGCAAATTAGACAATTTTTTAGTTAA